Proteins encoded together in one Psilocybe cubensis strain MGC-MH-2018 chromosome 8, whole genome shotgun sequence window:
- a CDS encoding Thialysine N-epsilon-acetyltransferase — translation MAPVFHIRQATPDDVDIILQLIIDLATYEKEPESVKATPELLHKNLFETPYAHALLAFSGTAETPAEPIGLALYFFNFSTWTGKPGLYLEDLYVKPEHRSLGVGKAFFGQLGKIAQEKWNQPSIDFYEKRLGATPMSEWMGMRLEGQGIKNLNQFL, via the exons ATGGCTCCCGTCTTCCACATAAGACAGGCAACTCCAGACGATGTG GATATTATCTTGCAACTGATCATCGATCTA GCTACTTATGAAAAGGAACCAGAGTCGGTCAAGGCTACTCCTGAACTC CTCCACAAAAATTTGTTTGAAACGCCATATGCTCATGCTCTTCTTGCTTTTTCCGGGACCGCTGAGACTCCTGCTGAACCCATCGGATTAGCTTTGTACTTTTTCAATTTCTCCACTTGGACTGGGAAACCAGGGCTCTAT CTTGAAGACCTCTACGTGAAACCTGAACACAGGTCATTAGGCGTTGGCAAGGCATTCTTTGGCCAACTAGGAAAGATTGCACAAGAAAAG TGGAATCAGCCTTCCATCGACTTTTACGAGAAAAGACTTGGTGCAACACCCATGTCAGAATGGATGGGCATGAGGCTTGAAGGCCAGGGCATCAAGAACCTCAACCAGTTTCTTTGA
- a CDS encoding Required for respiratory growth protein 9, mitochondrial, with protein MASWLRVSRAYQIFTRQATARYYSETPYQAARNKWQLGGVPRPRSILEDDDAVIDLSEDNEAVNGAHPNTPPVHLRKPSGKATPHEYKAHRATMRKSFPEGWAPPRKLSREAMDALRQLHHVQPETFTTAVLADKFKISPEAVRRILKSKWEPTAEKRTQLAIRERRQRQAIIDARKEKEFSETQTVSQLQRMLRKDRFIRQKGGSDPHSEQTISDTLTFQ; from the coding sequence ATGGCATCCTGGCTGCGTGTTTCTAGGGCTTATCAGATATTCACCAGACAGGCTACAGCGCGATACTATTCAGAGACGCCCTATCAGGCAGCGCGGAACAAATGGCAGCTCGGAGGCGTTCCTCGGCCCAGGTCCATTCTCGAGGACGATGACGCCGTGATAGATCTCTCAGAAGACAACGAGGCCGTCAACGGCGCGCATCCAAACACACCTCCAGTTCATCTCCGCAAGCCATCTGGCAAGGCCACACCCCATGAGTACAAGGCCCACCGCGCTACAATGCGCAAGTCCTTCCCAGAAGGCTGGGCACCCCCTCGAAAACTATCGCGTGAAGCCATGGATGCACTTCGCCAGTTACACCATGTCCAACCCGAGACGTTCACGACAGCTGTTCTCGCGGATAAATTCAAGATCAGCCCGGAAGCCGTACGTCGCATTCTCAAAAGCAAGTGGGAGCCAACCGCAGAAAAGCGCACGCAGCTCGCAATCAGAGAACGCCGGCAGAGACAGGCGATCATCGATGCtaggaaggagaaagagtTTTCTGAGACCCAGACTGTGTCCCAGCTCCAGCGAATGCTTCGCAAAGACAGGTTTATCCGACAGAAGGGCGGCTCAGACCCTCATTCCGAACAAACCATCTCGGACACCCTTACGTTTCAATGA
- a CDS encoding Nascent polypeptide-associated complex subunit beta — translation MDPAKLAKLQAAAAANRIGGKGTVRRKIVRKTKPSAAQDDKKLQGALKKLNVQPIPGVEEVNMFREDGNVLHFTAPKVHAAVTANTFAIYGTGHVKELTELVPGILNQLGPDSLASLRKLAESYQAIQQGQQRQQAGAAEDDDDDDVPDLVENFDVEADAKASLD, via the exons ATGGACCCCGCGAAATTGGCAAAATTGCAAGCCGCCGCTGCGGCGAACAGGATCG GTGGAAAGGGAACTGTGCGCCGAAAAATTGTGCGGAAAACTAAGCCTTCCGCTGCCCAAGACGACAAAAAGCTCCAGGGCGCCCTCAAAAAGCTGAATGTGCAACCCATCCCAGGCGTTGAGGAAGTGAACATGTTCAGAGAAGATGGAAATGTCCTCCATTTCACAGCACCAAAAG TACACGCTGCTGTCACTGCCAACACCTTCGCCATCTATGGCACTGGACACGTGAAGGAGCTCACGGAACTTGTCCCTGGAATTCTCAACCAACTTGGTCCTGATTCATTGGCATCCCTCCGCAAACTCGCCGAGTCTTACCAGGCTATCCAACAAGGCCAACAGAGGCAACAAGCAGGAGCTgctgaggatgatgatgatgatgacgtcCCCGACCTTGTTGAGAATTTTGACGTCGAAGCTGATGCCAAAGCCAGCCtcgattga
- a CDS encoding Coactosin: MADVSDSLINEAYLEVRDDKSDTNWLLLDYESERSDKLIVTKKGSGGLSELREALDDSKASYAYARVSYSNDKESKREKFILVVWIGPNCKVMRKAKISVHSADVKNVLRVYSIEVAAREKDDLNEDPIVIRLRKAGGASYDGV; encoded by the exons ATGGCTGACGTCTCGGACTCCCTCATCAACGAAG CTTACCTCGAGGTCCGTGATGACAAGTCGGATACCAATTGGCTGTTGCTTGATTACGAGTCCGAGCGATCCGACAAGTTGATAGTCACGAAGAAAGGATCAGGGGGTTTATCTGAGCTCAGGGAAGCGTTAGATGACTCCAAGGCCTCCTATGCTTATGCGCGTGTCTCCTACTCTAACGACAAGGAGTCAAAGCGCGAGAAGTTTATACTCGTG GTCTGGATAGGGCCGAATTGTAAAGTCATGAGGAAAGCCAAG ATCTCTGTGCATTCCGCCGACGTCAAGAACGTGCTTCGCGTCTATTCGATTGAAGTCGCTGCTCGCGAGAAAGACGATCTCAACGAGGATCCCATTGTTATACGCCTGCGGAAG GCTGGCGGTGCTAGTTACGACGGTGTTTAA